One window of the Ammospiza caudacuta isolate bAmmCau1 chromosome 9, bAmmCau1.pri, whole genome shotgun sequence genome contains the following:
- the LOC131561431 gene encoding steroid 17-alpha-hydroxylase/17,20 lyase, with the protein MALLGALLLALALLCTWRLARRRDTLPMATATGLGRPRSLPALPLVGSLLQLAGHPQLHLRLWRLQGQYGSLYALWMGSHYVVVVNSYRHAREVLLKKGKDFAGRPRTVTTDLLSRGGKDIAFASYGPLWKFQRKLVHTALSMFGEGSLALEKIICREAASLCETLSAAQDTALDMAPELTRAVTNVVCSLCFNSSYRRGDPEFEAMLEYSQGIVDTVAKESLVDIFPWLQIFPNKDLTLLKKCLQVRDQLLQQKFTEHKEAFCGDTVKDLMDALLQVRLSAENSSPLEPGLELTDDHLLMTVGDIFGAGVETTTTVLKWAVLYLLHYPEIQRKIQEEMDHKIGLVRHPHLSDRPLLPYLEATISEVLRIRPVSPLLIPHVSLADTSIGEYSIPKGARVIINLWSVHHDEKEWDKPEEFNPGRFLDEQGQHIHSPSPSYLPFGAGIRVCLGKVLAKMELFLFLAWVLQRFTLECPEDQPLPSLEGKFGVVLQVQKFQVKARLREAWRAAS; encoded by the exons ATGGCGCTGCTGGGcgccctgctgctggccctggccctgctctgcacctGGCGGCTGGCGCGACGGAGGGACACCCTGCCGATGGCCACGGCCACGGGGCTGGGGCGCCCACGGAGCCTGCCGGCCCTGCCGCTGGTGGGgagcctgctgcagctggccgggcacccccagctccacCTGCGGCTGTGGCGCCTGCAGGGCCAGTACGGCAGCCTGTACGCCCTCTGGATGGGCTCCCACTACGTGGTGGTGGTGAACAGCTATCGGCACGccagggaggtgctgctcaAGAAGGGCAAAGACTTCGCCGGACGGCCCCGCACC GTGACCACGGACCTGCTGTCCCGGGGGGGCAAGGACATCGCCTTCGCCAGCTACGGGCCCCTGTGGAAATTCCAGCGCAAGCTGGTACACACTGCCCTCTCCATGTTCGGTGAGGGCTCGCTCGCCCTCGAGAAGATCA TCTGCCGGGAGGCCGCGTCCCTGTGCGAGACGCTGAGCGCTGCGCAGGACACGGCCCTGGACATGGCCCCCGAGCTCACACGGGCCGTCACCAACGTGGTCTGCTCCCTCTGCTTCAACTCCTCGTACCGCCGGGGGGACCCCGAGTTCGAGGCCATGCTGGAGTACAGCCAGGGTATCGTGGACACCGTGGCCAAGGAGAGCTTGGTGGACATCTTCCCCTGGCTCCAG ATATTTCCCAACAAGGACCTGACCCTGCTGAAGAAATGCCTCCAGGTCCGGgaccagctgctgcagcagaaattcACTGAACACAAg GAAGCTTTCTGTGGAGACACTGTGAAGGACCTCATGGATGCCCTCCTGCAAGTGAGGCTCAGTGCTGAGAACAGCAGccctctggagccagggctggagctgacTGATGACCACCTCCTCATGACAGTGGGGGACATCTTTGGGGCCGGTGTGGAGACCACCACAACTGTGCTCAAATGGGCTGTGCTCTACCTGCTCCACTACCCTGAG ATCCAGAGGAAGATCCAGGAGGAAATGGACCACAAGATCGGCCTGGTGCGTCACCCCCACCTCAGCGACCGCCCGCTGCTGCCCTACCTGGAGGCCACCATCAGTGAGGTGCTGCGCATCCGGCCTGTGTCCCCCCTGCTCATCCCACACGTGTCCCTTGCTGACACCAG CATTGGCGAATACTCCATCCCCAAGGGTGCCAGGGTCATCATCAACCTCTGGTCTGTGCACCACGACGAGAAGGAGTGGGACAAGCCCGAGGAGTTCAATCCTG GCCGCTTCCTGGatgagcagggccagcacatCCATTCACCCTCACCCAGCTACCTCCCCTTCGGAGCTGGGATCCGTGTCTGCCTGGGAAAAGTCCTGGCCAAGATGGAGCTCTTCCTCTTCCTGGCCTGGGTGCTGCAGAGGTTTACACTGGAGTGCCCTGAGGACCAGCCCCTGCCCTCGCTGGAGGGCAAGTTTGGTGTCGTGCTGCAGGTGCAGAAGTTTCAGGTGAaggccaggctgagggaggcctggagagcagcctcGTGA
- the BORCS7 gene encoding BLOC-1-related complex subunit 7, translating to MAAGGAADAQARFGHSVKGLLTEKVTSCGTDVIALTKQVLKGSRSAELLGQAARNMVMQEDAILHSEDSLRKMAIITTHLQYQQEAIQKNVERSSNLQDQLSHLLK from the exons atggcggcggggggcgcggcGGATGCCCAGGCGCGCTTTGGCCACTCGGTGAAGGGGCTCCTGACCGAGAAGGTGACGAGCTGCGGCACCGACGTGATCGCTCTCACTAAGCAGGTGCTGAAGGGCTCTCGTAGCGCCGAG CTGCTGGGTCAAGCTGCCAGAAACATGGTGATGCAAGAAGATGCCATCTTGCACTCGGAAGAT AGTTTAAGAAAAATGGCCATAATAACTACTCATCTACAGTACCA gCAAGAAGCAATTCAAAAGAA CGTTGAGCGCTCGTCAAACCTTCAGGACCAGCTGAGTCACTTGCTGAAATGA